A genome region from Colwellia sp. Arc7-D includes the following:
- a CDS encoding ExeM/NucH family extracellular endonuclease: protein MAIFLPKKLNSVRSSFASSMVFTIFTGSVLASTLVNAEEIWSENFDAAAINGKGAVFDQIDLTNVTKWSIDVSAAKLTATSDWFKVNNGKFEGRDLDGAAMWLSEAIDISSFSDVSLSVNAAENGNHEGTDFLDVAYAIDGGAFVTVENWQGKGSASNTLIDDFTSETVTAAIAAGNSLVIRISMKNNASSEYITFDNVMVSGNSGTVEPPIDPPIDPPIEPPVPDTITNACFNCPDLSKVASVSDFDDAIYYADVHALQANQASATDFRNAINGAITLNHNVLSYSEVWTALTQTDEDPLNSDNVILLYRGLSLAKFSNGSGSQSSNPDNWNREHVWAKSHGFPSSSASAYTDIHHLRPTDISVNSSRGNLDFDYSDNALSEAPQNRVDGNSFEPRDVVKGDVARMTFYMDVRYEGADPQTPDLTLVDMLTSTGQPRLGKLCALLAWHVADPVDSYEQERNNRIYEFQGNRNPFIDHPEWVTQVFTNACDGTTPVDPIDPTPVDPVDPDPVDPVDPTPPSSSSALFISEYVEGSSYNKAVEIFNPTNTSVSLTGYQLKLYANGNTEPTVTTDLSGVVLAKDVVVLGSTQITADSALKPLVDIAVSAVNFNGDDYFELVKDGELVDSFGVKGERTSWASNTTLVRKSSVASGDKNVSDAFVVANEWDSYPSNTFSFLGSHSFDGTVVDPGPGPDPEPEEPSLIGMCGDSAELISAIQGNGDASPMVEQNKVVEGVVTSVVDSLSGFFVQEEAQDNDADPATSEALFVYLNGQGQAPTLGSQVRVKGDVKEFYNRTQLTLSESVVECGAGDTIAATNIMMPVDSLNTWEALEGMKVSFEQKLHVTDTFSLAKYGQLSLSKGRLLIPTNIYQPNSSQALALAERNTRNVIVLDDQNNSQNPEFVPFPNSGLSYNNGVRLGDAVDNITGILDYSFNEYRVLPTQEPTFLGNNQRLASPTIGSTSEVKVASFNVLNYFNGDGQGGGFPTARGADNLEEFTRQSDKIVDALAEINADVVGLMEIENDGFDELSAIADLTDKLNSVVGANTYQYISIDATELGTDAITVGLLYKPGTVALAGNAVTTNEAPFDFGNRQPLVQSFTSNTSGEAFTVAVNHFKSKGSCGSASGANADQNDGQACWNELRTQAANKLVSWLASKPTQSDTDNILIIGDLNAYGMEDPIRAITASGYHNLIAEKVGLSAYSYAFGGESGYLDHALASSTLTAFVDSVDEWHINADEPVAFDYNVENKSVGQLVSYYGSDAYRASDHDPVIVSFTFNTPEVLIGDFDNDADIDIADIRTFIGKLRAGESFDLSYDLNNDGQVNTLDVRTLMQNCTRSRCAM from the coding sequence GTGGCTATTTTTTTACCAAAAAAGCTCAACAGCGTTAGGTCAAGCTTCGCTAGTTCAATGGTTTTTACTATTTTTACCGGGAGTGTATTAGCTTCAACTTTGGTTAACGCAGAGGAAATATGGAGTGAAAACTTCGACGCTGCAGCTATTAATGGAAAAGGAGCAGTTTTCGACCAAATTGATTTAACGAATGTAACCAAATGGTCAATTGATGTAAGTGCAGCGAAACTAACCGCTACATCAGATTGGTTTAAAGTTAATAATGGAAAGTTTGAAGGCAGAGATTTAGATGGCGCAGCGATGTGGTTGTCTGAAGCTATCGATATTAGTAGCTTTTCTGATGTTAGCTTGTCGGTAAATGCCGCAGAAAATGGTAACCACGAAGGGACAGATTTCCTAGATGTTGCTTATGCTATTGACGGTGGAGCATTTGTTACTGTAGAGAATTGGCAAGGTAAGGGCAGTGCTTCAAATACCTTAATTGATGATTTTACCAGTGAAACAGTGACAGCTGCAATTGCCGCAGGCAACTCGTTAGTTATCCGCATTAGCATGAAAAACAATGCGAGTTCTGAATACATTACTTTTGATAACGTGATGGTTTCGGGTAACAGCGGTACAGTTGAACCGCCAATTGACCCACCTATTGATCCGCCTATTGAACCACCAGTTCCAGATACTATTACAAACGCATGTTTTAATTGCCCTGATTTAAGTAAAGTGGCATCAGTAAGTGATTTTGACGACGCTATTTACTATGCCGATGTACACGCATTGCAAGCTAATCAAGCATCAGCAACAGATTTTCGCAATGCAATTAATGGTGCTATTACCCTAAACCATAACGTACTGAGTTACTCAGAAGTTTGGACTGCACTTACGCAAACTGACGAAGATCCGCTGAACAGCGATAATGTTATTCTATTATACCGAGGCCTTTCATTAGCTAAATTCTCAAACGGTAGTGGCTCACAATCTTCTAATCCAGATAACTGGAATCGCGAGCATGTTTGGGCAAAAAGTCATGGCTTCCCAAGTTCAAGTGCCTCAGCGTATACCGATATTCATCATTTAAGACCTACCGATATTTCAGTTAATTCATCGCGTGGTAATTTAGATTTTGATTACAGCGACAATGCCTTATCAGAAGCGCCGCAAAATCGCGTAGATGGTAATTCATTTGAGCCGCGCGATGTCGTAAAAGGTGATGTTGCTCGTATGACTTTCTATATGGATGTACGCTATGAGGGTGCTGATCCACAAACACCTGATTTAACCTTAGTTGATATGTTAACCAGCACAGGTCAGCCTCGCTTAGGTAAATTATGTGCCTTACTTGCTTGGCATGTTGCCGATCCGGTTGACAGTTACGAGCAAGAACGTAACAACCGTATTTATGAATTCCAAGGTAACCGTAATCCGTTTATTGATCACCCTGAATGGGTAACACAAGTATTTACAAATGCCTGTGATGGAACAACACCGGTAGATCCTATTGACCCTACTCCGGTAGACCCCGTAGACCCAGACCCTGTTGATCCGGTAGACCCTACACCGCCATCTAGCAGTTCAGCTTTGTTTATTTCTGAGTATGTTGAAGGCAGTAGCTACAATAAAGCGGTTGAAATATTTAACCCAACCAATACCAGCGTTTCATTAACTGGCTACCAACTTAAACTTTATGCTAACGGCAATACTGAACCAACAGTAACGACTGATCTATCGGGTGTAGTATTAGCCAAAGACGTTGTTGTACTTGGTTCAACACAAATAACAGCAGACAGCGCCTTAAAACCTCTAGTTGATATCGCTGTAAGTGCCGTTAACTTTAATGGCGATGACTATTTTGAGCTAGTAAAAGATGGTGAACTCGTTGACTCTTTCGGCGTTAAAGGCGAAAGAACAAGTTGGGCGTCTAATACTACCTTGGTTAGAAAGTCTTCAGTTGCCAGCGGCGATAAAAATGTTAGCGATGCTTTCGTTGTTGCCAATGAATGGGATAGCTATCCGTCAAACACTTTTAGCTTTTTAGGCTCGCATAGCTTCGATGGCACAGTGGTTGATCCAGGCCCAGGACCTGATCCAGAGCCAGAAGAACCATCGTTAATCGGTATGTGTGGTGACAGTGCTGAACTTATCAGCGCAATTCAAGGCAACGGTGATGCTTCTCCTATGGTAGAACAAAACAAAGTTGTTGAAGGTGTTGTAACTTCAGTTGTTGATAGTTTATCTGGCTTTTTTGTCCAAGAAGAAGCGCAAGATAATGATGCCGACCCAGCAACTTCAGAAGCACTTTTTGTTTATTTAAATGGTCAAGGCCAAGCGCCAACTTTAGGCTCGCAAGTACGTGTTAAAGGCGACGTTAAAGAGTTTTATAATCGTACACAGTTAACGCTTAGTGAAAGTGTTGTTGAGTGTGGAGCAGGCGATACTATCGCAGCAACGAATATAATGATGCCGGTTGATAGTTTAAATACTTGGGAAGCGTTAGAAGGGATGAAAGTCAGTTTTGAGCAAAAGCTACATGTCACCGACACTTTTAGTTTAGCAAAATATGGCCAACTGAGCTTATCAAAAGGTCGCTTACTGATCCCAACTAATATATATCAACCTAACTCAAGTCAGGCGCTAGCATTAGCCGAGAGAAATACGCGAAATGTTATTGTGCTTGATGATCAAAATAATAGTCAAAACCCTGAATTTGTACCTTTTCCAAACTCTGGTTTAAGTTACAACAATGGCGTTCGCTTAGGCGATGCGGTTGATAATATTACCGGTATTTTAGATTATAGTTTCAATGAATATCGTGTTCTACCAACTCAAGAACCTACATTCCTTGGAAATAACCAGCGTTTAGCATCTCCAACTATTGGTTCTACAAGTGAAGTTAAAGTTGCAAGCTTTAATGTGCTGAATTACTTTAATGGTGACGGCCAAGGTGGCGGCTTCCCAACGGCACGTGGCGCTGACAACCTTGAAGAGTTTACCCGCCAAAGTGACAAAATAGTTGATGCTTTAGCTGAAATTAATGCTGATGTTGTTGGTTTAATGGAAATAGAAAATGATGGCTTTGACGAGTTATCTGCTATTGCCGACTTAACCGATAAACTCAATAGCGTTGTAGGTGCTAATACTTATCAATATATTAGCATTGATGCCACAGAACTAGGTACTGATGCTATTACCGTTGGTTTACTTTATAAGCCTGGCACGGTAGCACTTGCTGGTAATGCGGTAACAACAAACGAAGCACCATTTGATTTTGGCAATCGCCAACCGTTAGTGCAATCGTTTACCTCTAACACTAGCGGTGAAGCATTTACTGTTGCTGTAAATCATTTTAAATCAAAAGGGAGTTGTGGCAGTGCTTCAGGTGCAAATGCTGATCAAAATGACGGACAAGCCTGTTGGAATGAACTAAGAACCCAAGCGGCAAACAAACTTGTATCTTGGTTAGCTTCAAAGCCAACGCAATCAGATACCGATAATATTTTGATTATTGGTGACCTCAATGCATACGGCATGGAAGATCCAATTCGCGCAATTACAGCCAGTGGTTATCACAATCTTATTGCTGAAAAAGTGGGGTTAAGTGCATATTCTTATGCCTTTGGTGGTGAAAGTGGTTACTTAGATCATGCCTTAGCATCAAGCACTTTAACGGCTTTTGTTGACTCGGTTGATGAGTGGCATATTAACGCTGATGAACCTGTTGCGTTTGATTACAACGTTGAAAATAAATCTGTAGGTCAGTTAGTTTCATATTATGGCAGTGATGCCTATCGTGCATCTGACCATGATCCAGTGATTGTCTCATTCACCTTTAATACACCTGAAGTGTTAATTGGTGATTTTGACAACGATGCGGATATTGATATTGCTGATATTAGAACCTTTATCGGCAAGTTAAGAGCAGGTGAAAGTTTCGATTTAAGTTACGACTTAAATAACGATGGTCAAGTCAATACGCTCGATGTACGAACTCTTATGCAAAACTGTACTCGTAGTCGCTGTGCGATGTAG
- a CDS encoding DUF3857 and transglutaminase domain-containing protein, whose translation MVLRGIITTFISFIFLSLPVYSQTASIGPTVDELIAKRNLATKTFTNSAVILSRRGDVIVDEKGFEKSHFYNAIYIADESAVKDYSKLISQFNSYYQEKQIDFARVITPEGKVIEMQADAISLVSSNSGDYFDEGKQYEFALPQLRAGSIIEYQATTQQIKPYIENEWFSSINFHFVKFLPSINWLRIDPVLETKNTLTVPKATDISIVNYNIEIEPKLTKTAKSKIYTWNTTHQPGIELEMEMPSLDDILPAIHLSTIKNWSTINQWFNTLYLPTQKSDKSITELAQTLFREGMNEHEKIKAVFDYMQKNVRYIGAHVNRGGYKPHLASEVLSQAYGDCKDQTVLIIALLKQADIAAYPALINSYPGAKFNDELPMLNFDHMITYIETKTAKYWLDTSGQTGTFPGINLNLEDKKALVVNEQSGEILTLPGTTSADNIATINIDFSVDKAVINARVALDLTGHVETNLRSFMQFSPNALAAAEQIVSPLLFSRRISDFENSDPIDITTPFTLSANFNDIAEITESIDNFRYSYDYSAILSVFTSLSNLAPVAARKFDFVILQPITVVINSFYPHPWSGSTLGYSQPAKNIQNEFFELTHQVQEKTDGMHISSTFVLPKQVIKVADYANFYQQVSDLPTHSQSLFVFLKPSPSAPNPEDNNATISSKIQHAKHLLEQAQFAKALKVIEEVVAEDNNNGEAQYLLGLSLGFAGKNEQSEQAFERAEQLGYQD comes from the coding sequence ATGGTTTTGCGCGGTATTATTACAACCTTCATTAGCTTTATCTTTTTGTCTTTACCTGTTTATTCTCAAACAGCGAGTATCGGTCCAACAGTAGATGAGTTAATAGCAAAGCGAAATTTAGCCACTAAAACATTCACCAATAGTGCGGTAATATTAAGTCGCCGAGGCGATGTTATTGTTGATGAAAAAGGCTTCGAAAAAAGCCACTTTTACAATGCCATTTATATTGCCGATGAAAGTGCGGTAAAAGACTACTCAAAACTCATTAGCCAGTTCAATTCGTATTATCAAGAAAAGCAAATCGACTTTGCTCGAGTTATTACCCCTGAAGGTAAAGTAATAGAAATGCAAGCTGACGCCATATCGCTTGTATCTAGTAATAGTGGTGACTACTTCGATGAAGGTAAACAATATGAATTTGCACTGCCTCAATTAAGAGCCGGAAGTATTATTGAATATCAAGCCACTACGCAGCAAATAAAGCCCTATATAGAGAACGAATGGTTCTCAAGTATTAACTTTCATTTTGTAAAGTTTTTACCAAGTATTAATTGGCTACGAATTGATCCAGTATTAGAAACAAAAAACACCTTAACTGTCCCTAAAGCGACAGACATTTCCATTGTTAACTATAATATTGAGATAGAACCTAAGCTAACTAAAACAGCAAAAAGTAAAATATATACCTGGAATACAACGCATCAGCCAGGCATAGAGTTGGAAATGGAAATGCCGAGCTTAGATGATATTTTGCCTGCGATTCATCTCTCAACAATTAAAAACTGGAGTACGATTAACCAGTGGTTTAATACCTTATATTTGCCGACACAAAAATCAGACAAGTCGATTACTGAATTAGCTCAAACCCTGTTTCGTGAAGGCATGAATGAACATGAAAAAATTAAAGCCGTTTTTGATTATATGCAAAAAAACGTGCGCTATATTGGAGCGCATGTAAATCGAGGCGGCTATAAACCTCACTTAGCGAGCGAAGTGTTAAGCCAAGCTTATGGTGATTGTAAAGATCAAACCGTACTGATTATTGCTTTATTAAAGCAAGCGGATATTGCCGCTTATCCAGCATTGATTAATTCGTATCCTGGCGCAAAGTTTAATGACGAATTACCGATGTTAAATTTTGACCATATGATCACTTATATTGAAACAAAAACCGCAAAATATTGGCTCGATACCAGTGGTCAAACAGGTACATTTCCCGGAATTAATCTTAATTTAGAAGATAAAAAGGCTTTAGTTGTTAATGAGCAGTCAGGTGAAATTTTAACGCTGCCCGGCACTACAAGTGCTGACAATATTGCCACAATAAATATCGACTTTTCTGTTGATAAAGCGGTAATTAATGCAAGGGTAGCATTAGACTTAACGGGTCATGTTGAAACTAACTTACGAAGCTTTATGCAGTTCTCACCAAACGCTTTAGCCGCCGCCGAACAAATAGTGTCGCCATTATTGTTTAGCAGACGTATTAGCGATTTTGAAAACTCTGATCCTATTGATATAACAACACCTTTTACATTATCAGCCAACTTTAATGACATAGCAGAGATTACAGAGTCAATTGATAATTTTAGGTATAGTTATGATTATAGTGCGATTTTAAGTGTATTTACCTCGCTCAGTAACCTTGCCCCTGTCGCAGCTCGAAAATTTGATTTTGTTATTTTGCAGCCGATAACTGTGGTGATTAATTCATTTTATCCACACCCTTGGTCTGGCTCTACATTAGGTTATAGCCAACCGGCGAAAAACATTCAAAATGAATTTTTTGAATTAACACATCAAGTGCAAGAAAAAACGGATGGTATGCATATTAGCTCAACTTTCGTTTTACCTAAGCAAGTGATAAAAGTTGCCGATTATGCAAACTTTTATCAGCAAGTTAGTGACCTTCCAACACATTCGCAAAGCTTATTTGTGTTTCTTAAACCATCACCATCAGCGCCTAACCCTGAAGATAATAACGCTACAATATCAAGCAAAATTCAACACGCTAAACACTTATTAGAACAAGCACAATTTGCGAAAGCACTTAAGGTAATTGAAGAGGTAGTCGCCGAAGATAATAATAATGGCGAAGCACAATACCTACTTGGTTTATCACTTGGTTTTGCCGGTAAAAATGAGCAGTCAGAACAAGCTTTTGAGCGCGCAGAACAACTTGGCTATCAGGATTAG
- a CDS encoding PEP-CTERM sorting domain-containing protein (PEP-CTERM proteins occur, often in large numbers, in the proteomes of bacteria that also encode an exosortase, a predicted intramembrane cysteine proteinase. The presence of a PEP-CTERM domain at a protein's C-terminus predicts cleavage within the sorting domain, followed by covalent anchoring to some some component of the (usually Gram-negative) cell surface. Many PEP-CTERM proteins exhibit an unusual sequence composition that includes large numbers of potential glycosylation sites. Expression of one such protein has been shown restore the ability of a bacterium to form floc, a type of biofilm.) gives MKKLLILLTFWCAAITANASMITIDIEDKTYGINDTLTANIYISELEDNFGFQSFVSSFTFDFIFEESLLDFGQVTFGDKLDIDVFFPSERTDTYTVGMPLTISEDSYAFDIDIAQFGLSSFLLASIDFTVKGGGLAKFSFEKVDIAEFGFSHDVISAQRTSAQLGSQVTVPEPSSIAIFALALLMLASMTRKAKH, from the coding sequence ATGAAAAAATTACTAATACTTTTAACTTTTTGGTGTGCTGCTATCACCGCTAATGCATCAATGATAACGATTGATATCGAAGATAAAACTTACGGTATTAATGACACGTTAACCGCTAATATTTACATTTCTGAACTTGAAGATAACTTTGGTTTTCAGTCTTTTGTATCGAGTTTTACTTTTGATTTTATCTTCGAAGAAAGTTTGCTAGATTTTGGGCAAGTTACTTTTGGTGATAAGCTAGATATAGATGTTTTTTTCCCTAGTGAGAGAACTGATACCTACACGGTAGGTATGCCTTTAACAATAAGTGAAGATTCATATGCATTTGATATTGATATTGCTCAATTTGGATTAAGTAGCTTTTTACTCGCATCAATTGATTTTACGGTCAAGGGGGGTGGTTTAGCTAAATTCTCATTTGAGAAAGTAGATATAGCAGAGTTTGGCTTCTCACATGATGTTATATCAGCTCAACGTACTAGTGCTCAGCTAGGCAGTCAAGTTACTGTGCCAGAACCAAGCAGTATAGCTATTTTTGCTTTAGCCTTATTAATGCTTGCAAGCATGACAAGAAAAGCAAAACACTAA
- a CDS encoding haloacid dehalogenase type II, with product MLFLQSIKTLTLSILLGASLLSGVTMANEIQNKPKVLIFDVNETLLDLTSMRTSIGKALGGREDLLPLWFSTMLHHSLVSTVMNDYHDFGQIGVASLLMVAQNNNIEITPEQAKTAIVTPLLTLPPHSDVKAGLAKLKAQGYKLVSLTNSSNKGVKAQFESAGLTSYFDERYSIEDIKIYKPDLRAYEWVLKKLDVKPAEAMMIAAHGWDVAGAKEAGLQTTFIARPGKALYPLAKKPDHVVKDLAELVTLLK from the coding sequence ATGTTATTTTTACAATCAATTAAAACACTTACGCTTTCAATATTATTAGGCGCAAGCCTTTTATCAGGAGTCACTATGGCTAATGAAATACAAAACAAACCTAAAGTACTTATTTTTGATGTTAACGAAACATTACTTGATTTAACGTCTATGCGAACCTCTATCGGCAAAGCCCTTGGTGGGCGCGAAGACTTATTGCCATTGTGGTTTTCTACCATGTTGCATCACTCACTAGTTTCTACTGTGATGAACGATTATCACGATTTTGGTCAGATTGGCGTGGCTTCATTATTAATGGTGGCACAAAACAACAATATTGAAATCACGCCTGAGCAAGCAAAAACGGCGATTGTAACGCCACTGCTAACTTTACCGCCGCATAGCGATGTAAAAGCAGGCTTAGCGAAACTTAAAGCCCAAGGTTATAAGTTAGTTAGCCTGACTAACTCTTCAAATAAAGGTGTAAAAGCACAGTTTGAAAGTGCAGGTTTAACGTCTTATTTTGACGAGCGATACAGCATTGAAGATATAAAAATTTATAAGCCAGATTTACGTGCTTATGAGTGGGTATTGAAAAAGCTAGATGTAAAACCTGCAGAAGCCATGATGATAGCCGCTCATGGTTGGGATGTTGCTGGCGCGAAAGAAGCTGGTTTGCAAACAACATTTATTGCTCGCCCAGGTAAAGCACTTTATCCATTAGCGAAAAAGCCTGATCACGTGGTGAAAGACTTAGCTGAATTGGTTACGTTGTTGAAATAA
- a CDS encoding peroxiredoxin-like family protein, translating to MSLKAQIDAYNVQKEANLPAEVLALMNTTNEELIAQHIRDNALQVGQKVKNFSLLNHRGESTELATLLTQGPVIVSFYRGAWCPYCNLELKALNDYLPKFKAKNTQLIAISPQLPDETLSTAQKNALEFDVLSDVSNTVASQFGLLFTLDERIQKLYTGFGIDFEHYYGDKSFKLPLPATYVINQNGIITYAFISEDYTLRAEPEHVLAALQLENI from the coding sequence ATGAGTTTAAAAGCACAAATCGACGCCTATAACGTGCAAAAAGAGGCTAACTTACCTGCAGAAGTTTTAGCGTTAATGAATACCACCAATGAAGAACTTATCGCTCAACATATTAGAGATAATGCTTTGCAGGTTGGTCAAAAAGTTAAAAACTTTAGCTTATTGAATCATCGTGGCGAAAGTACAGAATTAGCGACACTATTAACACAAGGTCCGGTTATAGTGAGCTTTTATCGAGGAGCTTGGTGCCCATATTGTAATTTAGAGCTAAAAGCATTGAATGATTATTTACCGAAATTTAAAGCAAAAAATACTCAGTTAATCGCTATTTCACCGCAACTACCGGATGAAACATTATCAACCGCTCAAAAAAATGCCCTTGAATTTGATGTGTTGTCAGATGTTAGCAATACCGTCGCTAGCCAATTTGGCCTTTTATTTACATTAGATGAGCGTATTCAAAAGCTATACACCGGTTTTGGTATTGATTTCGAACATTACTATGGTGATAAAAGCTTTAAATTACCGTTACCGGCAACCTATGTTATTAATCAAAACGGTATCATTACTTACGCATTTATCAGCGAAGATTACACTTTACGTGCAGAACCCGAACATGTCCTAGCGGCTTTACAACTGGAAAATATTTAA
- a CDS encoding GNAT family N-acetyltransferase, with protein sequence MNLTIEFNKPEIKSTFDWQLVQEINVKNDNNQIIAKAEIEVITLNKHRGADESYELLSQQDATDWEVPLNLFFKKQNVAADLVEKFQAKIDTKAKDHILIEAISVLPEFRQQGVAKFLLNEIAQHYNKVQSISLLSMPMNLFVDAQDCETEENKTYYQAMNLTDDALTQEQLSAFFEHAGFNHLAIDDSALEAPLPFKVFMASPNTIR encoded by the coding sequence ATGAATTTAACAATAGAATTTAATAAACCAGAAATTAAAAGCACATTCGACTGGCAACTAGTCCAGGAAATTAATGTAAAGAACGACAATAATCAAATTATTGCAAAAGCAGAAATTGAAGTTATTACCTTAAATAAGCACCGTGGTGCCGACGAAAGCTATGAATTGCTGAGTCAGCAAGATGCAACTGATTGGGAAGTACCGTTAAACTTATTTTTCAAAAAACAAAATGTTGCTGCTGATTTAGTCGAAAAATTTCAAGCAAAAATAGACACGAAAGCTAAAGATCATATATTAATTGAAGCGATTAGTGTTTTACCAGAGTTTCGTCAGCAAGGCGTAGCTAAGTTTTTACTAAACGAAATAGCTCAACATTACAATAAAGTGCAATCAATATCGTTATTGAGTATGCCAATGAATTTATTTGTTGATGCGCAAGATTGTGAAACTGAAGAAAATAAAACTTATTATCAGGCGATGAACTTAACAGACGATGCGTTAACGCAAGAACAGTTATCGGCTTTTTTTGAGCACGCGGGCTTTAATCATTTAGCAATAGATGACAGTGCTTTAGAAGCGCCCTTACCTTTTAAAGTATTTATGGCGAGTCCAAACACCATTCGTTAA
- a CDS encoding LysR family transcriptional regulator produces MYNISDLETFIAVVENKGVLAAAREQRLSPATVSHRLSKLERELSTVLVFRDSRRVRLSPAGEIFYKRVGAIIEALRDAEHSIGARSSSVSGLLRVTMPPWVFSKYVMPTLTQFEDTYPELKLDFLITDHFVNVVDDAQDVAIRVGQLNDSGLLSRKLVNNTRILCAAPSYIEKYGMPNNLTQLSQHNWVCLPWQRQLKLFDEQGKIQSFNAPTRFTISNSDNMTQAAIAGHGITIKSKIAIKDELNNGALVEVMPEVMAKSDAPVWFLRPQNSLTTRKTDVFYDFMKSLFIDC; encoded by the coding sequence ATGTACAACATAAGCGATTTAGAAACCTTTATTGCTGTAGTAGAAAATAAAGGTGTTTTGGCAGCAGCACGAGAACAGCGTTTATCGCCGGCGACAGTTAGTCATCGATTAAGTAAATTAGAACGCGAGCTATCAACCGTTCTAGTATTTAGAGATAGTCGCAGAGTGCGCTTATCGCCAGCGGGTGAAATTTTTTACAAACGTGTTGGTGCTATTATTGAGGCCTTGCGTGATGCTGAGCATAGTATTGGTGCGCGAAGCTCAAGTGTTAGTGGCTTATTGAGGGTCACGATGCCACCTTGGGTGTTTTCCAAATACGTTATGCCAACACTGACCCAGTTTGAAGATACTTATCCTGAGCTTAAACTTGATTTTTTAATCACAGATCACTTTGTAAATGTTGTTGATGACGCTCAAGACGTGGCGATAAGAGTTGGACAATTAAATGATTCAGGCTTACTCTCGCGCAAGTTAGTTAATAACACTCGTATACTGTGTGCAGCGCCAAGCTATATAGAAAAATACGGTATGCCAAATAATTTAACGCAATTAAGTCAGCATAATTGGGTATGCTTACCGTGGCAAAGGCAATTAAAATTATTTGATGAGCAAGGTAAAATACAAAGTTTTAATGCGCCAACACGTTTTACTATTTCAAACTCTGACAATATGACCCAAGCAGCCATTGCAGGACACGGTATTACGATAAAATCGAAAATTGCGATTAAAGATGAGTTAAATAACGGTGCTTTAGTTGAGGTTATGCCTGAAGTAATGGCGAAAAGTGATGCGCCAGTTTGGTTTCTACGACCACAAAACAGTTTAACAACCCGAAAAACTGACGTATTTTACGATTTTATGAAGTCGCTATTTATTGATTGCTAA